In Halobacteriovorax marinus SJ, the following proteins share a genomic window:
- a CDS encoding flagellar biosynthesis protein FlhF gives MYVRKFEADSLDEALKNIKMELGPDAIILKTITNKGLKGAFKKKKIEITAAISEKNYSKKAKVDHILDDGQKGSFYSNNSSYISNMIDGYESNTNENSRATVASPSGSTGYGKLGLNKTVNTNENQTAKTNDLDDFLSDAVDKVKAVTNNVVHSTKATMDNFFADEELESMSFEEPVEVKQSYEVPHSEIRNEKIASTSREVNYDDSVVVEQRKKIDDLEKKLFELTKNVERLDKKEPNGIYELRATLRSLDISEKYIHNLVKKAIFEMSRDELEDSEVVFEFALREMLECVNTEMPLFSSSDSEQGVVTVILSETSTGQTSMAYKIGALKPDSTIVRSTLNGVQGEGKEFSRKLFGLNVSEASNIAETVSLCRKTIEEGKCAFIDYKNNSEDINETKKFIDGLRRSFGKVEVLVSLSAIHSEIYNRKVVSRYKSLANGIVISNLDLCLNFGALFNITEENSDLPLKFYGTGEVVPDDLEAATAERLLAGIFQF, from the coding sequence ATGTATGTAAGAAAGTTTGAAGCTGACTCTTTAGATGAGGCTCTTAAAAACATTAAGATGGAATTAGGGCCTGATGCCATCATCTTAAAAACAATTACTAATAAGGGACTAAAGGGTGCTTTCAAGAAAAAGAAAATTGAAATCACGGCCGCTATTAGTGAAAAGAATTATTCAAAAAAGGCTAAAGTTGATCACATTTTAGATGATGGACAGAAAGGTTCTTTTTACTCAAATAACTCTAGTTATATTTCTAATATGATCGATGGTTATGAGTCGAATACGAATGAAAATTCAAGAGCGACAGTAGCTTCTCCAAGTGGATCGACAGGTTATGGAAAACTAGGTTTGAATAAAACTGTAAATACAAATGAAAATCAAACAGCTAAGACTAATGACTTAGATGACTTTCTTTCAGACGCTGTAGATAAAGTAAAAGCTGTAACAAATAATGTTGTTCATTCTACAAAAGCGACAATGGATAACTTCTTTGCTGATGAAGAACTCGAATCAATGAGTTTTGAAGAGCCAGTAGAAGTAAAGCAAAGCTATGAAGTACCACATAGTGAAATTAGAAATGAAAAAATTGCATCTACAAGTAGAGAAGTAAATTACGACGACAGTGTTGTTGTTGAACAAAGAAAGAAAATTGACGATCTTGAGAAGAAGCTTTTTGAGTTAACTAAGAACGTAGAGAGATTGGACAAGAAAGAGCCAAACGGTATTTATGAGCTTAGAGCAACTCTTAGAAGCTTAGATATCTCAGAGAAATATATTCATAATCTTGTGAAGAAAGCAATTTTTGAAATGAGTAGAGATGAACTTGAGGATTCAGAAGTTGTATTCGAATTTGCACTAAGAGAGATGCTTGAGTGTGTAAATACAGAAATGCCACTATTCTCATCTTCTGATTCAGAGCAGGGAGTTGTTACGGTCATTCTATCTGAGACGTCTACGGGGCAGACATCAATGGCCTACAAGATTGGTGCTTTAAAGCCTGATTCTACAATTGTTAGGAGTACTCTTAACGGTGTTCAGGGAGAAGGAAAAGAGTTTAGTAGAAAACTATTTGGGCTAAACGTATCTGAAGCCTCTAATATTGCTGAAACGGTTTCTCTTTGTAGAAAAACGATTGAAGAAGGGAAATGTGCCTTTATAGATTACAAGAATAACTCTGAAGATATTAATGAAACTAAAAAGTTCATTGATGGACTTAGAAGATCGTTTGGCAAGGTGGAAGTATTGGTATCACTATCCGCAATTCATTCAGAAATCTATAATAGAAAAGTTGTTTCTAGATATAAATCTCTAGCAAATGGCATCGTGATTTCCAACTTGGATTTATGTCTAAACTTTGGAGCATTATTTAATATCACAGAGGAAAATAGTGATCTACCTCTAAAGTTTTATGGAACAGGTGAAGTTGTTCCAGATGATCTTGAAGCTGCTACAGCAGAAAGATTATTAGCTGGTATCTTCCAGTTCTAG
- a CDS encoding AAA family ATPase, which produces MSTKSAAQWLVGQNRFEKKKTSTSGRKNFGSAKTISITSGKGGVGKTSISLKIAKVLAQKGYKTLVIDCDYNLSNTAVKLGLPLTDNFYSLLSAQKSFDECLIKHDGYYLLSGCNGSIDLLNDSIGIEKFIIDILVSHENEFDYILLDSPAGIGRENLTLNAYSDHRFVVVTPDRSSLTDSYSLMKILSTKYGVSENHLIVNKISSQKQYKRIIKTLGDTVDKFLNTRLKVLGGIDRKDISVDQFDKILFGGEDFSLHQNFINVVEMFSEENVGTLLPISEHGQEVHLNVC; this is translated from the coding sequence ATGTCGACAAAGAGCGCCGCTCAATGGCTGGTAGGCCAAAATCGTTTTGAAAAAAAGAAGACTTCAACTTCCGGAAGAAAGAACTTTGGAAGTGCAAAAACAATCTCTATCACATCAGGAAAAGGTGGAGTAGGGAAGACATCAATCTCATTGAAAATTGCTAAAGTCCTAGCACAGAAAGGTTATAAAACCCTCGTTATCGATTGTGATTATAATCTCTCAAATACAGCTGTTAAGCTTGGACTTCCTTTAACAGATAATTTCTACTCCTTATTGTCGGCCCAGAAGTCATTTGATGAGTGTCTCATTAAGCACGATGGATATTATCTACTATCGGGATGTAATGGGAGCATTGATCTTTTAAATGATTCAATAGGAATAGAGAAGTTTATTATCGATATTCTAGTGAGTCATGAGAATGAATTTGACTATATCCTCTTAGACAGCCCTGCTGGGATAGGAAGAGAGAATCTTACTTTAAATGCATATAGTGATCATCGATTTGTCGTTGTCACTCCTGATAGATCATCTCTGACAGACTCGTACTCATTAATGAAAATCTTGAGTACAAAGTACGGAGTGAGCGAAAATCACTTGATAGTGAATAAAATTTCCAGCCAGAAGCAGTATAAAAGAATTATTAAAACACTCGGTGATACCGTCGATAAATTCTTAAACACCAGGCTTAAAGTTCTAGGTGGAATAGATAGAAAAGATATATCTGTTGATCAATTCGACAAGATTCTCTTTGGTGGGGAAGATTTTTCCCTGCACCAGAATTTTATTAATGTCGTTGAAATGTTCTCCGAAGAGAATGTTGGTACCTTACTACCAATCTCTGAACATGGACAAGAGGTCCACTTAAACGTTTGCTAA